A single region of the Oceaniferula marina genome encodes:
- a CDS encoding efflux RND transporter periplasmic adaptor subunit, with protein MNASLCHILTIIGLGLCTSFGAESSEDPSNFISLRPEGVRNLGIEYREVEVKDFERTIFAIGTIREIPSNHSVLSSRIAGRIIDVKAFEGDQVKKGDVLVKVESRQPGSPPPVIELKAPRDGLIFTSHIKLGEPVEPANELLDIMDLREVWATAQVPEDAVSQLKPGTKAHIRIPALGGVNIDGELFRFDTKADSKGGTIGAIFRVPNKDNRLRPGMRAEFSIVTSSRKNVMAVPREALQGDASNRVVYVKHIEIPNAFKRLPVQTGEKNDRYVEIISGLFEGDEVVTTGSYALSFASGSGLSLKEALDAAHGHEHNEDGSKMTEEQLAAKKGTEAEQPSAWTQPLTLLFMASSAILLALLIISGIRQAKPSQA; from the coding sequence ATGAACGCATCTCTTTGTCACATTCTCACAATCATCGGGCTCGGTCTCTGCACCTCATTCGGTGCCGAATCCTCCGAAGACCCATCCAACTTTATCTCCCTGCGCCCGGAAGGTGTGCGCAACCTTGGCATCGAATACCGTGAAGTCGAAGTCAAGGATTTCGAACGAACCATCTTCGCTATCGGAACCATCCGTGAAATCCCCAGTAACCACTCGGTTCTCAGCTCCCGAATCGCAGGCCGAATCATCGACGTCAAGGCCTTCGAAGGCGACCAGGTCAAAAAAGGTGATGTTCTGGTCAAGGTGGAAAGCCGCCAACCCGGTAGTCCACCACCAGTGATCGAACTCAAAGCGCCTCGCGACGGACTGATCTTCACCAGCCATATCAAACTCGGAGAACCCGTCGAACCGGCAAACGAACTCCTCGATATCATGGACCTCCGCGAAGTCTGGGCCACGGCCCAGGTCCCCGAAGATGCCGTCAGCCAGCTCAAACCCGGCACCAAAGCCCATATCCGAATTCCGGCACTCGGAGGGGTCAATATCGATGGTGAATTGTTCCGCTTCGATACCAAAGCCGACAGCAAAGGCGGCACCATCGGGGCGATTTTCCGCGTCCCGAACAAAGACAACCGCCTCCGCCCAGGTATGCGTGCCGAATTCTCAATCGTGACCTCCAGTCGGAAAAATGTCATGGCCGTCCCAAGGGAAGCCCTTCAAGGGGATGCATCCAACCGCGTCGTCTATGTCAAACACATCGAAATCCCGAATGCCTTCAAACGACTCCCCGTACAAACCGGGGAAAAAAATGACCGCTATGTCGAAATCATCAGCGGCCTGTTTGAAGGCGATGAAGTAGTCACCACCGGCTCCTACGCTCTGAGTTTTGCCTCGGGCTCCGGCCTATCCTTAAAAGAAGCGCTCGATGCCGCCCACGGCCACGAGCACAATGAGGACGGATCAAAAATGACCGAGGAACAGCTCGCAGCAAAAAAAGGAACAGAAGCGGAGCAACCGTCCGCCTGGACCCAACCGCTCACCTTGTTGTTCATGGCTAGCTCCGCCATCTTGCTGGCTTTGCTCATCATCAGTGGCATCCGCCAGGCAAAACCATCCCAAGCCTGA
- a CDS encoding efflux RND transporter permease subunit, translated as MLNKLIRFSLAHRGLILAVAITLLGTGYYRATQLPIEVLPDLTKPTVTILTEAPGLAPEEVETLVTVPLENSLMGVTGVTRLRATNDVGLSLIFVEFDWGTDIYQARQFVQERLLGTTESLPNGVTPYMTPVASLMGNIMLLGITDPSGEIEPRDLRTLADWTIARRIQGIRGIAEVLAMGGGIKQLQIQPDPDRMLSHGVSFDELRQAASEVVSNTTGGFLTESSQEIMVRNLGMTTDLDTIGSTEVRRVNNRSIRIKDVATVAWDTEPMRGDASANGHRGVVLSITKSPGFDTLNLTKEVEKALRDIEPNLPGNVTLTPIYKQSEFINLSYENLIEALWLGGFMVCIILFLFLMNVRVTLITLTSIPLSLGIAVIVFDLFKLSVNSMTLGGLAVAIGMVVDDAIVDVENVFRRLKENARKESPKPKLEVIASASSEVRSSILYATVLIILVFVPLLALSGVEGRLFTPIAIATIVSMAASFLVSLTVIPVLSSLLLNPKGKKKHKDSSLVRLMKWILKHTWLRLALNQPLAVIAIALTLLVGAGLLYPQMGNNFLPAFREPTYVIATTTAPGTSLKQTTELADTASKVIMQIEGVKTVGYRAGRAERGDHVVPVSTVEFEVDIDPESSRTRNEILDDIREAMSPVQMPGTFSAISSPLADRIGHMLSGVSAKIAIKIKGNDLEQLRKIGNEIQAVARTIPGLEEARVEQQAPIPQLRIEVDRERAQAYGITPGALNERLATLLGGEAVAEIYEGQRIYDVVVRLPLEWRESPERLANMYIDTSSGQRVPLKNLADIRQAKGPNTIKRENTQRRFVVSINPTAGDLVPLVEELKQRIGDEVSLPDGYFVSYEGEYVAQQDASRRIAIMSVLVLLVVAFLLYSYFGTPVFTFQVLADIPIALVGGIVLTYLTLNNISIATLVGFIAIAGIAARNSIMMISHYLHLMRHEGEGFTRQMIERGTLERLVPVLMTALSAGIALLPLVANLGFLPGLPDSNPAEAPGKEILNPVAIVIVGGLVTSTLLGLAVTPAVFWLFGRKAALKAVKQQSPATQ; from the coding sequence ATGCTCAACAAGCTCATCCGATTTTCCCTGGCGCACCGAGGACTGATCCTCGCCGTCGCCATCACTCTGTTAGGAACCGGTTACTACCGCGCCACCCAACTGCCGATCGAAGTCCTCCCCGACCTAACAAAGCCAACAGTAACCATCCTTACCGAAGCCCCGGGCCTCGCGCCCGAAGAGGTTGAGACGCTGGTCACCGTGCCACTCGAAAACAGCCTGATGGGCGTTACCGGAGTCACCCGCTTACGCGCAACCAACGACGTCGGGCTCTCCCTCATCTTTGTCGAATTCGATTGGGGAACGGACATCTATCAAGCACGCCAATTTGTTCAGGAACGTTTACTGGGAACCACCGAATCCTTACCCAACGGAGTCACACCTTACATGACACCGGTCGCCTCCCTGATGGGCAACATCATGCTACTGGGCATCACGGACCCCAGTGGCGAGATCGAACCTCGGGACCTTCGAACCCTGGCGGACTGGACCATTGCCCGCCGCATTCAAGGGATTCGGGGGATTGCCGAGGTGCTGGCGATGGGAGGTGGGATCAAACAACTACAAATCCAACCTGACCCCGACCGCATGCTCTCCCACGGTGTCAGTTTCGACGAACTCCGTCAGGCCGCATCCGAAGTCGTCAGCAACACCACCGGTGGATTCCTCACGGAAAGTTCACAGGAAATCATGGTCCGCAACCTTGGTATGACCACTGACCTCGATACCATTGGCAGCACCGAAGTCCGCAGGGTCAACAACCGGTCCATCCGCATCAAGGATGTCGCCACCGTAGCATGGGACACCGAACCCATGCGCGGTGATGCTTCTGCCAATGGCCACCGAGGAGTGGTCCTCAGCATCACCAAATCACCCGGCTTTGACACGCTCAACCTAACCAAGGAAGTAGAAAAGGCATTGAGGGACATCGAACCCAACCTACCCGGCAACGTCACACTGACACCGATTTACAAGCAGTCCGAGTTCATCAACCTCTCCTACGAAAACCTCATTGAAGCGCTCTGGTTAGGTGGCTTCATGGTCTGTATCATCCTGTTTCTTTTTCTCATGAATGTGCGGGTCACTCTGATCACCCTCACCTCCATCCCTCTATCTCTCGGGATCGCCGTGATCGTTTTCGACCTCTTCAAGCTCAGCGTCAACTCGATGACTCTGGGTGGACTCGCTGTAGCGATCGGCATGGTCGTGGACGATGCCATCGTCGATGTGGAAAACGTCTTCCGCAGGTTGAAGGAAAACGCCCGCAAGGAATCGCCAAAACCCAAGCTTGAGGTGATTGCCTCCGCTTCATCCGAGGTCCGAAGCTCGATTCTTTACGCGACCGTTCTGATCATTCTCGTGTTTGTTCCCCTGCTGGCACTCAGCGGTGTCGAAGGACGACTTTTTACACCGATTGCCATCGCCACCATTGTCAGTATGGCTGCCTCCTTTCTGGTATCCCTGACAGTCATCCCCGTGCTTTCCTCCCTCTTACTCAACCCGAAGGGCAAGAAAAAGCATAAGGACAGCTCACTGGTAAGGCTGATGAAATGGATCCTGAAACACACATGGCTCAGGCTCGCCTTGAACCAACCATTGGCCGTGATCGCCATCGCCCTCACTCTGCTTGTCGGTGCCGGGCTCCTCTATCCTCAAATGGGAAATAACTTCCTGCCAGCGTTCCGTGAACCCACCTACGTCATTGCCACAACCACCGCTCCGGGAACCTCCCTCAAACAAACAACCGAGTTGGCGGACACCGCAAGCAAGGTCATCATGCAAATTGAAGGAGTCAAAACCGTTGGCTACCGAGCCGGACGGGCCGAACGGGGTGACCATGTTGTTCCCGTATCCACTGTTGAATTTGAAGTGGATATCGACCCTGAAAGCTCGCGCACCCGGAACGAAATCCTCGATGATATCCGCGAGGCCATGAGCCCGGTTCAAATGCCCGGCACCTTCTCCGCGATCAGCAGCCCACTGGCCGACCGCATCGGCCACATGCTCAGCGGCGTCTCGGCAAAAATCGCCATCAAAATCAAAGGAAATGACCTCGAACAATTACGAAAAATTGGCAATGAAATCCAAGCCGTTGCCCGGACCATCCCCGGGCTGGAAGAAGCCCGGGTGGAGCAACAAGCACCGATCCCGCAATTACGCATTGAAGTCGACCGGGAACGTGCCCAGGCATACGGAATCACACCTGGAGCATTGAACGAACGACTGGCCACACTGCTGGGAGGAGAAGCCGTTGCAGAAATCTACGAAGGACAACGGATCTACGATGTTGTCGTTCGCTTGCCACTCGAATGGAGGGAGTCCCCCGAGCGCCTGGCCAACATGTATATCGACACCTCAAGTGGACAACGCGTCCCCCTGAAAAACCTCGCAGACATCCGCCAAGCGAAGGGTCCCAACACCATCAAACGAGAAAATACCCAACGCCGTTTCGTCGTGAGTATCAACCCAACAGCCGGCGATCTGGTCCCTCTGGTGGAAGAACTCAAACAACGCATCGGAGATGAAGTTTCTCTCCCCGACGGGTATTTTGTCAGCTACGAAGGTGAATATGTCGCCCAGCAAGATGCATCACGGCGCATCGCCATCATGTCGGTTCTGGTATTACTTGTCGTTGCCTTTTTACTCTACAGCTACTTCGGCACCCCGGTTTTCACCTTTCAGGTGCTGGCCGATATTCCAATCGCCTTGGTAGGAGGCATCGTGCTCACCTATCTCACGCTCAACAATATCAGCATCGCCACCCTGGTTGGGTTTATTGCCATCGCCGGGATTGCCGCGCGAAACAGCATCATGATGATTTCCCACTACCTTCACCTGATGCGCCACGAGGGAGAAGGCTTTACCCGACAAATGATCGAACGTGGAACCCTCGAACGTCTCGTCCCGGTCTTGATGACCGCCCTGTCCGCCGGCATTGCCCTCTTACCGCTGGTTGCCAACCTCGGCTTCCTCCCTGGACTGCCAGACTCCAACCCGGCCGAGGCCCCCGGTAAGGAAATTCTCAACCCAGTCGCCATCGTCATTGTTGGAGGACTGGTAACCTCCACCCTGCTTGGCCTTGCCGTCACCCCCGCAGTCTTCTGGCTCTTCGGCCGTAAGGCGGCCCTGAAAGCAGTCAAACAACAAAGCCCCGCCACCCAATAA
- a CDS encoding CIA30 family protein has translation MNQTPLFVSILMMFNAGILASASESKALVLADFENNQRSLSWRTVNDGVMGGISRGSYSIGDKQTLFFKGDISLENNGGFSSIRTYGKRHDLSDYNGFEIKVKGDGRKYYLTSRANNRNMLAFWHPVQTVKDQWVTVRVPFNKFYATSFGKRIPGLRLQPKNITSVGFMLYDKKSGTFSLEVDHISAYKNG, from the coding sequence ATGAACCAAACACCACTCTTTGTAAGTATCCTCATGATGTTCAACGCAGGCATCCTTGCCTCCGCCAGTGAAAGTAAGGCCCTTGTGCTTGCTGATTTTGAAAATAATCAACGTTCCTTGAGCTGGCGAACCGTCAATGATGGTGTGATGGGGGGCATATCCAGAGGAAGCTATAGTATTGGAGACAAACAAACCTTATTCTTCAAAGGCGATATTTCTCTGGAGAATAATGGAGGATTTTCGTCGATCCGCACCTACGGCAAGCGTCATGACCTGTCCGATTACAATGGATTTGAAATCAAGGTGAAGGGTGACGGTAGGAAATATTATCTTACTTCACGTGCCAATAATCGGAACATGTTGGCATTCTGGCATCCGGTGCAGACGGTCAAGGACCAGTGGGTGACCGTGCGAGTTCCCTTCAACAAGTTTTATGCGACATCCTTTGGTAAGAGAATCCCAGGGCTCCGTTTACAGCCGAAGAACATTACCAGTGTCGGTTTTATGCTCTATGATAAAAAATCTGGGACATTCTCACTCGAGGTCGATCATATCTCTGCTTATAAAAATGGTTGA
- a CDS encoding TolC family protein yields the protein MSFFTCFTHRFIKVPLRRPSFLSLALLTLTSSTSLASEALIISLHSIPDRIRKQNPELNAARYRIAEARGRLHQSGRKSNPELDIDFGHNADFRERSLTVGISQKFPLTNRLALEKSVSTTALEGAQAEVRDVERRLIAESKQILIKTLAIRRQKALLQQQAKVAEQLASFIGEAAKKGEGSSLDAGQAKLEAAQFINRIRQLDAEAASLAGTLKPLLGMPSTAPLVVSGSLPEIPLPKRSSDTTRRPDLQAARLAVREASESAALERSKCQEDIELSFSGGLERSEDAPEGYDTEAIFSFGVSIPLPFWNKNEGAIQEAEARAMRKSHEAKALDSSIRHEAATAYAEMREWAKLASEITTTLLPLAEQQAKLADQAYREGQGDLQASLRTREQLLELASSRLDALRDFHLAKTRYESALGR from the coding sequence ATGTCTTTTTTTACCTGTTTTACCCACCGTTTCATCAAAGTCCCCCTTCGCCGACCAAGCTTCCTGAGCCTTGCTTTACTCACTCTGACCTCAAGCACCAGCCTCGCATCCGAGGCGCTCATCATCTCCCTTCATTCCATACCCGACCGGATCCGCAAACAAAACCCGGAACTGAATGCGGCCCGATACCGCATCGCCGAAGCCCGCGGGCGACTGCACCAGTCTGGCAGGAAAAGCAACCCGGAACTCGATATCGACTTCGGTCACAATGCCGATTTCCGCGAACGAAGCCTGACCGTCGGGATTTCACAAAAATTCCCACTCACCAACCGCCTGGCACTTGAAAAATCGGTCTCGACCACCGCCCTCGAAGGCGCCCAGGCCGAGGTCCGTGACGTAGAACGAAGGTTGATCGCCGAAAGCAAACAAATCCTGATCAAAACCCTCGCCATCCGCCGCCAGAAAGCGCTACTCCAACAACAGGCCAAGGTCGCCGAACAACTCGCCTCCTTCATCGGCGAAGCCGCCAAAAAAGGAGAAGGCTCCAGCCTCGATGCCGGACAAGCCAAACTCGAAGCTGCCCAGTTCATCAACCGCATTCGTCAACTCGACGCCGAAGCGGCAAGCCTCGCCGGAACCCTCAAACCGCTACTCGGCATGCCAAGCACCGCTCCCCTCGTGGTCAGCGGCAGCCTGCCGGAAATCCCACTCCCCAAACGTTCATCCGACACCACCCGCCGCCCGGACCTGCAGGCGGCTCGCCTTGCTGTCCGTGAAGCCAGCGAGTCAGCCGCTCTGGAACGCAGCAAATGCCAGGAAGATATCGAGCTATCCTTTTCCGGAGGATTAGAACGCAGTGAGGATGCTCCGGAAGGTTACGACACGGAGGCCATTTTCAGCTTTGGTGTTAGCATCCCCCTTCCTTTCTGGAATAAAAATGAAGGGGCCATCCAGGAAGCTGAGGCCAGGGCCATGAGAAAATCCCATGAGGCCAAAGCCCTCGACTCATCCATCCGTCACGAAGCCGCCACCGCTTATGCCGAAATGAGAGAGTGGGCCAAGCTGGCATCCGAGATCACCACCACCCTGCTCCCACTGGCAGAACAACAAGCCAAACTCGCCGACCAAGCATACCGAGAGGGCCAGGGAGACCTTCAGGCAAGCCTGAGAACCCGCGAACAACTGCTCGAACTCGCATCCTCGCGACTGGACGCATTGCGCGATTTTCATCTGGCAAAAACACGCTACGAATCAGCACTCGGACGCTAA
- a CDS encoding MerR family transcriptional regulator gives MHTHGIKVAVMVTGLSDHVLRVWEKRYGAVTPKRTETNRRLYSDADIARLQTLATLVEKGYAISQIAKLKDADLHDLLGSVASSNERRELERNTDQSKQFIQQAVSAIRQYDQKRLESIFDEASLRLGYSGLLELVIIPVMQHVGDDWANGRLTSAGEHAATSFVKEYLAHSVRSFAIEEHAPVLVATTPAGQMHELGAFIGSCLARKNGWKIVYLGPSLPADEIAGAVIEAKADALLLSIVYPIDDPKMDSQLIRLRKQLPEQTPILVGGSQVANYERSLTDIQATHIPTLSGLQAELQKIRESRLV, from the coding sequence ATGCATACTCACGGAATTAAAGTAGCGGTCATGGTCACCGGACTGAGTGATCACGTTCTGCGCGTCTGGGAAAAACGCTACGGAGCCGTCACCCCCAAACGAACCGAAACCAACCGCCGGCTCTACTCGGATGCAGACATCGCGCGACTGCAAACCCTCGCAACTCTGGTCGAAAAGGGATATGCCATCAGCCAAATCGCCAAACTCAAGGACGCCGACCTGCATGACTTGCTCGGTTCTGTAGCGTCCAGCAATGAACGCCGAGAACTGGAACGCAACACGGACCAAAGCAAGCAATTCATTCAACAGGCCGTTTCAGCCATCCGGCAGTATGATCAAAAGCGCCTCGAATCCATTTTTGACGAGGCTTCTTTACGACTTGGCTACTCGGGCTTGCTCGAACTGGTTATCATCCCCGTTATGCAACATGTCGGTGACGATTGGGCCAACGGCCGCCTGACAAGTGCCGGAGAACACGCGGCCACCAGCTTTGTCAAAGAATACCTCGCGCACAGTGTCAGATCCTTTGCCATCGAGGAACACGCTCCCGTGCTGGTTGCCACCACACCGGCCGGACAAATGCACGAGCTCGGAGCTTTCATTGGATCTTGCCTCGCCCGGAAAAACGGTTGGAAAATTGTCTATCTGGGTCCCTCCCTCCCAGCCGATGAAATTGCGGGTGCGGTCATCGAGGCCAAGGCCGACGCACTGCTGCTTAGCATCGTCTATCCCATTGACGACCCCAAAATGGACAGTCAACTCATCCGCCTGAGAAAACAACTCCCTGAACAAACTCCGATTCTAGTCGGAGGAAGCCAGGTGGCCAACTACGAACGCTCGCTCACCGATATCCAGGCAACCCACATCCCCACCCTCTCCGGCCTGCAGGCTGAACTGCAAAA
- a CDS encoding tetratricopeptide repeat protein codes for MSEESNPPTELTEAQLSSDIKALWLKAQSAFEQRNFTYAIKLCLVVLKDTPGFLDARRLARNSAAADTAGSKKKKGLFGMGGGGVSSVTLMKIQNQGKKDPMAALGALEEELAKAPFDGGANDLLFDNAMRLNMLDTAAFALETVRSGAPENTKLLHKLAEHYLARDEPDKAADVYNDIVKQDVTDMDAVKGSKDATARASMKKQKWEEAESFRDVMRSGDDAAELESANRAAMTRDQMMEKLARLSEDYAGDNQNLALVKEIADLYEQLEDWPNAYSFFQYAFELSQKDVALQNKAAYMKDKAAEYQITQLREACAADPDNEELRQQYEALVSDRTSEQVSEAQERVDRNPTDPQLRYELGLALYNAGDFSAAIPHLQQATRNPHIRTRVLLLLGRTFKAKNMYDLAIKQLSDALEDLLSMDGTKKEVLYEKGLIHEETGDASAALDSFKQIYEVDYGYRDVAQRVEQSYTG; via the coding sequence ATGAGTGAAGAATCGAATCCACCTACCGAATTAACTGAAGCCCAACTTTCCTCTGATATCAAGGCCTTGTGGTTGAAGGCTCAGAGTGCTTTTGAGCAGCGCAATTTCACCTATGCAATCAAGCTATGTTTGGTTGTGTTAAAAGATACACCCGGTTTTTTGGATGCTCGGCGCTTGGCTCGGAACAGTGCGGCTGCCGATACGGCTGGTAGCAAAAAGAAAAAGGGTTTGTTCGGAATGGGCGGGGGGGGCGTTTCCTCCGTGACCTTGATGAAAATCCAGAACCAGGGGAAAAAAGATCCCATGGCTGCTTTGGGTGCGTTGGAGGAGGAGTTGGCAAAGGCCCCCTTTGATGGAGGGGCGAATGATTTGTTGTTCGATAACGCCATGCGTCTGAACATGCTTGATACTGCAGCGTTCGCACTTGAAACGGTCCGTAGTGGTGCCCCTGAGAATACCAAGTTGCTGCACAAACTGGCGGAGCATTATCTGGCCCGTGATGAACCCGACAAGGCCGCGGATGTTTACAACGACATTGTGAAACAGGACGTCACCGATATGGATGCGGTGAAGGGGTCCAAGGATGCCACGGCCCGGGCTTCGATGAAGAAGCAGAAGTGGGAGGAGGCTGAAAGTTTTCGTGATGTGATGCGAAGTGGCGATGATGCCGCGGAGCTCGAGTCTGCGAACCGTGCGGCGATGACCCGGGATCAGATGATGGAAAAGCTGGCCCGACTGTCTGAAGACTATGCCGGAGATAATCAGAACCTGGCACTGGTCAAAGAAATTGCCGATCTATACGAGCAGTTGGAAGACTGGCCCAATGCCTATTCGTTTTTCCAGTATGCCTTTGAATTGAGTCAAAAGGACGTGGCTTTGCAAAACAAAGCGGCGTATATGAAAGACAAGGCGGCTGAGTATCAGATCACTCAACTCAGGGAGGCTTGTGCTGCCGACCCCGATAACGAGGAACTGCGCCAGCAGTATGAAGCGTTGGTGAGTGATCGCACGAGTGAACAGGTGAGTGAGGCCCAGGAGCGGGTGGATCGCAACCCGACCGATCCGCAGCTTCGTTATGAGCTCGGTCTGGCTCTCTACAATGCCGGTGATTTCAGTGCTGCGATTCCACATTTGCAGCAAGCCACCCGGAACCCGCATATTCGGACCCGCGTGCTGCTTTTGCTTGGGCGAACATTTAAAGCTAAAAACATGTATGATTTGGCGATCAAGCAGCTTTCAGATGCCCTGGAGGATCTGCTCAGCATGGACGGAACCAAAAAAGAAGTGCTGTATGAAAAAGGGCTCATCCATGAGGAGACGGGTGATGCCTCAGCGGCCTTGGACAGCTTTAAGCAAATTTACGAAGTCGATTACGGATACCGTGACGTTGCCCAGCGCGTGGAGCAATCCTACACAGGCTAA